The genomic interval CTGAAGCGTATCGGCCGTGGCCTGCTCCATGCGTGTTGGACGTGATAGACCGATCGCCATCGCGAAAATCGTGACGACGACCAGCCCCAAGCAGTACGGGCGAAACCGACGATTGACGATCATCAAACATCCTCAGAAACAGGAACTGGTACCTAGGGCGCGATCGCTTTTAGGCTCAAACTTGTCTCAGGTCGAACAAAATTGATGCGGCTCGCAGATCGACGAGCACGCCACCATGTCGAGTGTTGGACGAGCATCATCAATCTGCGAAACTTCCTTAAGTCGATTCTGACGATTTTTGAGGATTCAGCAAAGGAACACACCATGCAGCCGCTTATCGAATACGAACACAGCCAGGGACTGGTCCGCGAGGTTTTCGATGACATCCGCGCGACACGTCAAACGAACGAGATCAACAACTTCTGGAAAGCGATTGCCAATCATCCACCGACGCTACAACGAACCTGGGCAACGCTGAAAGACGTGATGGGCTCGCCGGGAGAACTCGATCCGCTCGTACGAGAGCTTATTTACATCGCCGTCAGCGTCACGAACGGGTGCGACTATTGCATCGCCTCACATCAAGCGGCCGCGATCTCCAAAGGAATGACGCAGGGGATGTTCGGCGAATTGCTGAGCGTCGTTGCCGCCGCAAACATGACGAATCGACTGGCCAACGGCTATCAGGTTCCTGTTGACGACAAATTCAAGCAACCAACCGTGATCGCCAAGTAGTAGCCGCGAGAGGGTCGATCTGACGGGAATCGATCGAAAATTGTAATCTCTAAATTTTCTGAAGAACCGGAACGCGATTCGTATCACCAGCGCGTGGGTAAGGATGTTCGAACGAACAAGCTCGTCGCATTGTGAGGTCCGGAGAGCGTTTATGATGGTGGGGAACTTGTTGATTGGCTGTGCCGGGTGGTCAATTCCGTTCAGTCAGCGCGATCAGCTACCAGGCGAGGACAGTCATCTGGAGCGATATGCACGTCACTTCAATGCCGTCGAGATTGTCAGCTCGTTTCATCGGCCTCACCGAAAATCGACGTATGCTCGGTGGGCCGCCAGCGTGGAGGATTCCTTCCGATTTTCCGTCAAGATTCCGCAAGAGATTTCTCACGAAGCTCGCTTGCGAGGAACGGGACATCTGCTTGAGGAATTTTTGTCCGAATGCACCCGTCTGGGCGATCGGCTCGGCTGCCTGCTGTTGGAACTCCCTCCCACACTTCACTACGACCCCGCCATCGTCGGTTCATTCTTCGAACAGTTGCGGCGGATGGTAGATGTTCCCGTCGCATGCGAACCCAGGCATGTCTCGTGGTTCAATGACGATGTTGATCAACAGCTCGCCAGTTTCCGAGTCTCTCTCGTGGCTTCCAATCCTGATGCGTTGCATTCAGGGCGAGGAAAATCCCATGGGGGTTGGACTGAAATCGCTTACATCCGATTGCCCGGAACACCTCGAGTGTACTCATTACAGCATGACCCGTTTCACTTGACGCAACTGGCGGATCAATTGAGACACCTGTCACAATCGCGGAAAACGACGTGGTGCATTTTCGATAACACGACACTTGGCACCGCCATCGAAAACGCGATGGAACTCACACAACTTTGTCGCCCCACACCTCTATAACAGCGGCCGGAGGTCATGAACCGACCGCCCCTGCAATAGCACAGTTGGTTTTGATTCTCTGTGTCTCCGTGCCTCTGTGTCTCCCTTTCGTCCAATGTGATCCCTAAACAGGTTCAGCGTACCTGTGGGGCCAGTGGGGGGTGAAAGAGACACAGAGGCACGGAGACACAGAGAAGGCGGCGCGGGGGGGGGTTAGATCACATAGTCCGTGCGGGTGCCTCGGAGGTCCATTTCGTATTCGATCTCTTCGATGGGCGGACGCGTGTAGTGCCAGAGTGCACCATGAATGCTGGCGGCGCCGATTCGGCCAAGGACGATCTCAGGAAGCAGTGGCGTCAGTGAATGGGCGGTGTAGACGTCGACGGTATTCACCATGGACCAACTGACACCCAACCCCTTCAGACGGGCTTCCATCAAGTCCATGACGTAACGGGCTTTGGTTATCAATCCGCTGGGCGAGGTGTCACCGAGAGCAATGATCCCATCGCGTTCGAGAACGCCCTCGGGCAATTCTCCCGCGCCCGCCACCACAAAGGTCGCTGGCTGGCTCGCGGGGCAGGGCTGTGAGAACGAAAATCCATACAGTACGGGTTCCGTCGGGGGAACCAGCACCGGTGCGACATTTGTGCGTGCGATCGGATTGACACCGTTCACAAAAACGCCCCAATCCTGCAGGATCTTTCCGTACTCGCCATTGAATGCCGCAAAACCAGGAAACGTGAACGGCTTGGGCGAGCGGAGTTCGATTCCACACAGCGCTGCCTTCGGTCGGTTGCGAGCGGCCAGGAATTGAGAGATCTGCTCAAATCCCTGACGATAAGGAACCGGCTGTTGAAATGTCACGTGCGCGACTTCATGACCGGGACTCGAAACGACTCCACAAGAGTACGGGGCGATGCCTGGCAGGAATCGGTAGTTGCCAGTCGGATGATCGGTGAGGGCCATGCGTGTCTCTGGAGTGAAAAGGATTGTGCTTCGGACGGATGAAAATCAGATCGCGGGTTGATCTCACAAGAGCAGGATTAAATCAATTCGGGAATGGGCTGCTGTGCGTCGACCACGTACTGCGGTCGACCGTTGAGATCAGGTATCGTGGTCGTCGTGTGATCAATCCCCAAATTGTGATAGAGCGTGGCAAAGACGCTGGGAACGTCGACCGGTCGCGCAATTGCGACTTCGGCATTGCGGTTGGTCGCACCAATCACC from Schlesneria paludicola DSM 18645 carries:
- the cnbZ gene encoding 2-amino-5-chloromuconate deaminase CnbZ, producing the protein MALTDHPTGNYRFLPGIAPYSCGVVSSPGHEVAHVTFQQPVPYRQGFEQISQFLAARNRPKAALCGIELRSPKPFTFPGFAAFNGEYGKILQDWGVFVNGVNPIARTNVAPVLVPPTEPVLYGFSFSQPCPASQPATFVVAGAGELPEGVLERDGIIALGDTSPSGLITKARYVMDLMEARLKGLGVSWSMVNTVDVYTAHSLTPLLPEIVLGRIGAASIHGALWHYTRPPIEEIEYEMDLRGTRTDYVI
- a CDS encoding carboxymuconolactone decarboxylase family protein, whose amino-acid sequence is MQPLIEYEHSQGLVREVFDDIRATRQTNEINNFWKAIANHPPTLQRTWATLKDVMGSPGELDPLVRELIYIAVSVTNGCDYCIASHQAAAISKGMTQGMFGELLSVVAAANMTNRLANGYQVPVDDKFKQPTVIAK
- a CDS encoding DUF72 domain-containing protein, which codes for MMVGNLLIGCAGWSIPFSQRDQLPGEDSHLERYARHFNAVEIVSSFHRPHRKSTYARWAASVEDSFRFSVKIPQEISHEARLRGTGHLLEEFLSECTRLGDRLGCLLLELPPTLHYDPAIVGSFFEQLRRMVDVPVACEPRHVSWFNDDVDQQLASFRVSLVASNPDALHSGRGKSHGGWTEIAYIRLPGTPRVYSLQHDPFHLTQLADQLRHLSQSRKTTWCIFDNTTLGTAIENAMELTQLCRPTPL